A genomic stretch from Clavelina lepadiformis chromosome 5, kaClaLepa1.1, whole genome shotgun sequence includes:
- the LOC143459660 gene encoding uncharacterized protein LOC143459660 — protein MRCIVFLVCLMTTLVGADNADEICLSIRREPSHSQEVAQGPPGRRGPIGPPGPKGARGPIGTCTCSLNEIKDEVSRLNEKTKALKSTFQTDRCYGGLVYDNKCIRLAYVRGSSAVNFNDARDICDGSLADITSDEMFDVVYDYVRRTWLQNTHHPSRDFVELWLGLAYQLKQHPTKDVTLMNGNTTTLDRWHNGYPSASAGYMRMGCRVNYYNRNQPMGLFNYRENWAGGVPLCQFVL, from the exons ATGCGATGTATCGTGTTTTTAGTTTGTCTGATGACGACCTTAGTCGGTGCTGACAATGCGGACGAAATTTGTCTCTCCATCCGTCGCGAACCCTCTCACAGTCAGGAGGTTGCGCAAGGCCCTCCTGGACGCCGAGGTCCTATCGGGCCTCCAGGACCTAAAGGTGCTAGGGGTCCTATAGGAACATGTACTTGCTCTTTGAATGAAATTAAAGACGAAGTTTCAAGGCTAAATG aAAAGACAAAAGCGTTAAAGTCCACATTCCAAACAG ATCGTTGCTATGGGGGATTAGTGTACGACAACAAATGCATCCGACTAGCTTACGTACGTGGTTCGTCAGCAGTGAATTTCAACGATGCCCGGGACATTTGTGATGGAAGTCTTGCTGATATCACCAGTGACGAAATGTTTGACGTAGTGTACGATTACGTCAGGAGGACCTGGCTCCAAAATACTCACCACCCTTCCCGGGATTTCGTTGAGCTGTGGTTGGGTTTGGCGTACCAG ttgAAACAACACCCAACAAAAGACGTAACCCTGATGAACGGGAACACAACCACCCTTGACAGATGGCACAATGGTTACCCTTCCGCGTCAGCAGGATACATGAGGATGGGATGTAGAGTCAactattacaacagaaatcaACCAATGGGTCTTTTTAACTACAGGGAAAACTGGGCAGGCGGTGTTCCACTTTGCcagtttgttttgtga